From one Lineus longissimus chromosome 3, tnLinLong1.2, whole genome shotgun sequence genomic stretch:
- the LOC135485483 gene encoding tubulin alpha-1A chain-like — MRECISIHVGQAGVQMGNACWELYCLEHGIQPDGQMPSDKTIGGGDDSFNTFFSETGAGKHVPRAVFVDLEPTVVDEVRTGTYRQLFHPEQLITGKEDAANNYARGHYTVGKELVDLVLDRLRKLADQCTGLQGFLIFHSFGGGTGSGFTSLLMERLSVDYGKKSKLEFAIYPAPQISTAVVEPYNSILTTHTTLEHSDCAFMVDNEAIYDICRRNLDIERPTYTNLNRLIGQIVSSITASLRFDGALNVDITEFQTNLVPYPRIHFPLATYAPVISAEKAYHEQLSVSEITNACFEPANQMVKCDPRHGKYMACCMLYRGDVVPKDVNAAIATIKTKRTIQFVDWCPTGFKVGINYQPPTVVPGGDLAKVQRAVCMLSNTTAIAEAWARLDHKFDLMYAKRAFVHWYVGEGMEEGEFSEAREDLAALEKDYEEVGVDSAEAEGEEEGEEY; from the exons cGTGAATGTATCTCCATCCATGTTGGCCAGGCTGGCGTCCAGATGGGCAATGCCTGCTGGGAGTTGTACTGCTTGGAGCACGGTATCCAGCCTGATGGCCAGATGCCAAGTGACAAGACCATCGGAGGTGGTGACGACTCCTTCAACACCTTCTTCAGCGAGACTGGTGCCGGCAAACACGTCCCCAGGGCTGTCTTCGTCGATCTGGAGCCAACTGTAGTCG ATGAAGTCCGAACTGGAACCTACCGCCAGCTCTTCCATCCCGAGCAGCTCATCACTGGTAAGGAGGATGCCGCCAACAACTACGCCCGTGGTCACTACACCGTCGGAAAGGAGCTCGTCGACCTCGTCCTGGACAGACTGCGTAAATTGGCTGATCAGTGCACTGGTCTCCAGGGTTTCCTCATCTTCCATTCCTTCGGTGGTGGTACCGGATCCGGATTCACCTCCCTCCTCATGGAGCGTCTTTCCGTCGACTACGGCAAGAAGTCCAAGCTGGAGTTTGCCATCTACCCAGCTCCCCAGATCTCCACTGCAGTTGTTGAGCCATACAACTCCATCCTGACCACCCATACCACCCTTGAGCACTCTGACTGTGCTTTCATGGTCGACAACGAGGCCATCTACGACATCTGCCGCCGTAACTTGGACATCGAGCGACCAACCTACACCAACTTGAACAGGCTCATCGGTCAGATCGTTAGCTCCATCACCGCTTCCCTGCGATTCGATGGTGCCCTCAACGTCGACATCACTGAGTTCCAGACCAACTTGGTGCCATACCCACGTATCCATTTCCCTCTGGCCACCTATGCCCCAGTCATCTCTGCCGAGAAGGCCTACCATGAGCAGCTCTCCGTGTCTGAGATCACCAACGCCTGCTTTGAGCCAGCCAACCAGATGGTGAAATGTGACCCTCGTCACGGCAAGTACATGGCCTGCTGCATGTTGTACCGTGGTGACGTTGTCCCCAAGGATGTCAACGCTGCCATCGCCACAATCAAGACAAAGAGGACCATCCAGTTCGTCGACTGGTGtccaactggtttcaaggtCGGAATAAACTACCAGCCACCCACTGTTGTCCCAGGAGGTGACTTGGCCAAGGTGCAGCGTGCGGTCTGCATGTTGAGCAACACCACTGCCATCGCCGAGGCCTGGGCTCGTCTTGATCATAAGTTCGATCTGATGTACGCCAAGCGTGCCTTCGTCCACTGGTACGTCGGAGAGGGAATGGAAGAGGGCGAGTTCTCCGAGGCCCGTGAGGATTTGGCTGCTCTTGAGAAAGATTACGAAGAGGTCGGTGTCGACTCCGCCGAAGCCGAGGgcgaagaagaaggagaagaatattaa